One Triticum dicoccoides isolate Atlit2015 ecotype Zavitan chromosome 3B, WEW_v2.0, whole genome shotgun sequence genomic window, TGGGATCTGCACCACTTCTCCACAGTGCTGCTGCCGAGGCACTTCAAGCACAGCAACTTCTCCAGCTTTGTCAAGCAGCTCAACACCTATGTAAGCTACGAAGCCTCGATTCCCTTGACCCCTCTTGCAAATTTGCAATGCAACTGATTTGTTATGCCTCGATGCGAGTGAAGGTTGCCGTCTTTGCATGTTCTTGATGCTCCCAAATGCAATGCTGTGATTGTTACCTGTGAAATTGATGTGATTTAGCCATTGAGATTgtgttgccaaatttggtgaagagAAGTACAGAAAAAGAGTCAGTTACAACTGCAGAATACTATTGACTATTCTGGTTCAACAGTGGGGATACCATCTCTTGTTTATTATGAGcaggacatcttgcacttcagaaaATTGGTGGCATTAAACTAAACAAGCAGACCTGAATCCTAGAAGTGCATAACGGCTTCAAAACAAAAAAAGAATTCCTAGAAGTGCATAGGACTTTATGTACCCAGTTACATAATACTAAATGTCTTACATTTTGAGACAGATGGAGTATTTATGTAGAAAAGTGCACAGGAACCCCTCGCTAGTAAACTTCAGTTAATAAGAATGCAACACATTCACAAAAGTTTTGCCTGTTGAGCTGGATGTGCTGGGTAAAACCTTGGACTTTACCTGTTCTTGCGGACTACTGCTCCAACGTACTATATATTTTATGTCATCATCAAGAGGAAAGAACTTGTAGAGGAAAAAGGTCATTCTGCTTGTTTCACATGCATTTATCCTTACCCTGCTAGTGTCATATTTTTTTCATAAGATAATGAACTGCAACATTGTCTTGCATGTGTTGTACAGTTGTTTACTTCATGCCTTTGTATTAGAACCTCCTCTTGCTGAATTAATAGCAGTTGGAATATATTCGTGGAGTACCACATTCTTTGGACTTCTTTGTGAGCATGTGCATGGTGCCATCTTAGGTCATATGCACTGTGAAATGTTTATCTTCATAATTCATATGGATGTTGCACTGTGCTATTACCTACTTTCACAATGCAGTGGTTATGTTTGCAGTCTCCTTCCCCTTTTTTGCCAACTTGGCGAAGTACATTAAAAAGTTGGATGTTGAAGGTTGTTGTATGTTACTCCCTCCAGATCATAAATAAGTGACATTTTAGACACATATTCTGCCAAACTTTTAGAACTGTAACTATGAATAGATTTTAATTATTCCATTTGCAAATTTGAAATTGATATGTTATATAGTTGTCTCGGGAGGTATTTCTGGAATATTATATTTTGTAAGGCTTGCACATATATTGTATTATAAATCAGTGGTTAAAGTTGCATTGAAGAGCGTGTCAGTGTCTAGTGTCACTTATTTGTGATATGGAGGGAGTATTAACTAGTCTGGTGAATAGTGCCGATATCAGCTCTCTTTCTTTATGATTAGGGTGATTGTTTACTACGTAAGAACATGTTGGTACTTGGTAGTACACTAAAACAAGCAGAGCTAATTCCCCGAGGTGAATAGGAATGATATAATGTCCTATTACAGTTTATTCTGTAGAAAAGCATAGGGAATCACAAGCAGAAAAACTGAAGTTAATAAAGAAGCATATTGACACACTTTAGTTGAATGGAACTTTGGTGAGATATAAGTAAAAGCTGTATTTTAACAATTTGTCGTGAATTACTATCCTAAGTTCCTTTTTTCTCCTGTTACCATAAAAAGGAAATCAACACTGGGTCAGCAAAATGTTAAAGCCGTGTGTTCACATTCATTTTTCTTTACCCTGCTAGTGTTATATTTATGAGTAAATTCACTTGACATTAGGTAAACTGATGCTGTTGCACTGTTGTTACCCGCTCTCCCTGTTTAGTGGTTAATGTGCATTCCCCCTCTCATTTTTGGGACCTTTTGACCGAATAAAGGTTGTATTCTAAATTGAGTTCAACATTTTATCGATCAACATCTTTTATTCTTCTATAAGAGTCGATAGTTCTTTTcttttttactactccctccgtttttatttagtccgcgtattagctttggtgaaagtcaagctttgtaaactttgacaaagattataaacaaaaatattaacatgtacAATAACAATACCATTTGATCCATTATTGAATGtattttcacatcatatagatttgttatggtgaatgtttatattgttttctataaatttggtcaaactttacgaagtttgacttcagtcaaatctaatgtgcagagtaaataaaaacggagggagtacattttttttatttttttccttcaaaAAAAAGGATGAAGATGAAAGAAGAGTTTTGAACAAATGTAGTGAAGAAACAACTGAACGGTGCATTTAAACATGTTCTAAAGAGGTAACCAGAAGATATCCTGTTGCAGTTCCATCTCTTGGTACTGTCATGGCTTATGGTCCAAAAAGAAGTAAAATGTAAATATAGCGTGTTGTTTTTTCGATGTTGAGAAAGAATTAACATGTTGCTACACACTTGCATTAGAAGTCTCCTGGAAGTAACCTTTCCCTGGTATGCTGTTTGTTCGCTTGTCAGGGTTTCAGAAAGGTGGATCCTGATCGATGGGAGTTTGCCAATGAGGGTTTTCTACGGGGACAGAGGCACCTTCTGAAGAACATCAGACGTCGAAGACCTCCCGCTAATACTGCTTCAAATCAGCAATCTCTTGGATCATACCTTGAGGTGGGACACTTTGGAAATCATACAGATACCGACCAGCTGAAAAGGGACAAGCAACTATTGATGGCAGAAGTGGTGAAGCTAAGGCAGGAACAGCAGAGCATGAAAACGCACCTGAAAGGCATGGAGGAGAGGCTACATGGAACCGAGCGGAAGCAGCAGCAAATGACAGCATTCCTGGCACGTGTCTTCCAGAAACCTGAATTATTGAAGCAACTGATTTCCCTGAATGGGGTGAGGAAGGAGCTCCATGACGCTATGTCAAAGAAAAGGAGGCGTAGCATCGGTCAGGGtcctgaagctgatgacatgggtgctagtggcaGCCTGGAGCAAGAGTCACCTGTTCTGTCTGATCCCCATGAGTCAGTGGAACTTCTTGGAGAGGGGTCGGTGGAACTCCTTGCTGACGGCGTCCCATCTGAGCTGGAAAGTTCGACAGCACTCCTTGCTGATGGGATCCCACCTGACCTGGAAGGTGCGGCGGAACTCCTTGTTGATGTGATTCCATCTGATCTCAACGACTCAGGCGTCGACACTAACGGTGTAAAGCCACAGGATTTTGGTCTCGGTACCTGTGAAGTGCAGCAGAACAGAGCCCAGGGGGCGTTGCATGATGATTTCTGGGAGGAGCTGATGAGCAGAGCACTCAGCGGTGAGGATGACAACCCGGTTAACGTGGACGACATGGATGTGCTGTCTGAGAAGACGGATTTTCTCGTCCCAAACAGTACGACTCGCGCAACCTAGTTCCAATTTCATTCTGTTATATCGCCGTGACTTCCGTCATGTTTCATCCGTCCACCCTGCAGTCTGTGATTCCCCTTCATGTCGTCTAAACTCTGCAGCGGGAAATATTTCGATGAAATTTTTGTAGCCCTCCAGATCGTCGGAGATGGGTTATGAGTGTTTCCTCCGACTGAGCTTAGAGATCTGTTCGTTGTTTCAGGCAACATAGACTGTCAGTCTGTAATGCGGGTAGTGCTAGCGGTTGAATGACGCATGTTCTGATCTGCACGGTGTAAGACAGTTTTCTGGGGTTAAAGGCGTAGTATTGTAGATGTAGATTTGTTTACATCGGTTTTTGTTTGCTGCTCACGGTCCCTGATTTGGTCTGGGCGTCTGGCTATCCGACCCATTATTTAGCTG contains:
- the LOC119277948 gene encoding heat stress transcription factor A-2b-like, which produces MDPMPTLVKEEEDGHGTGESPGATAASRPVKGLRDARPSLFLTKTYDMVDDRSTDDVVSWSAGNNSLVVWDLHHFSTVLLPRHFKHSNFSSFVKQLNTYGFRKVDPDRWEFANEGFLRGQRHLLKNIRRRRPPANTASNQQSLGSYLEVGHFGNHTDTDQLKRDKQLLMAEVVKLRQEQQSMKTHLKGMEERLHGTERKQQQMTAFLARVFQKPELLKQLISLNGVRKELHDAMSKKRRRSIGQGPEADDMGASGSLEQESPVLSDPHESVELLGEGSVELLADGVPSELESSTALLADGIPPDLEGAAELLVDVIPSDLNDSGVDTNGVKPQDFGLGTCEVQQNRAQGALHDDFWEELMSRALSGEDDNPVNVDDMDVLSEKTDFLVPNNVRGAVAREPAGQRYGWHNFCVDNALNVACLLARSGTVQLPLL